In a single window of the Tribolium castaneum strain GA2 chromosome 8, icTriCast1.1, whole genome shotgun sequence genome:
- the beag gene encoding protein Red, which yields MPSDAAPGSQRLTNDDFRKLLMTPRSAPANAPAPGSIREAMANSSTMPPPKDDKNEARRKKKSYYAKLKKQEDNKMAELAEKYRDRASERRQGVNPDYQSDDPVATAQAYRAVAPDLKSGFDAAERRRQMIQESKFLGGDMEHTHLVKGLDYALLQKVRSEIQHIEQEQEQELERLAAKTEEKEKKEVQKKDEDELKFKTKIGKSIYHTICALKSRHIERSEIFVPGRMAYVIDLDDEAESDIPTTLIRSIADVPSFELTTTLTTNDIVINKLTQILSYLRQGNRKNKKTKRGLPESRENEQPEEPEPKKTTKRTTGDDSIYGDIGDYVPTRSGKHGNSSRDHNKHTYFDKQEEALENSGPTFKVSKSAQILNKLAQEPEGYAECYPGLEEMNDAIDDSDDEVDYSKMDLGNKKGPIGRWDFDTAEEYSDYMNQKEALPKAAFQYGLKMADGRRSRKHKDKNEKAHLDREWQKIQSIIKKK from the exons atgcCTTCGGACGCGGCCCCCGGGTCGCAGCGGCTGACCAACGACGACTTCCGCAAGTTGTTGATGACCCCGCGGTCGGCGCCCGCGAACGCGCCCGCCCCCGGCTCCATCCGGGAGGCGATGGCCAACTCGTCGACGATGCCGCCCCCCAAAGACGACAAGAACGAGGCGCGACGCAAGAAGAAGAGCTACTACGCCAAGTTGAAGAAGCAGGAGGACAATAAGATGGCAGAACTGGCGGAGAAGTACCGAGACAGGGCCAGTGAGCGCCGCCAGGGGGTGAACCCCGACTACCAGAGCGACGACCCGGTGGCCACGGCTCAGGCCTATCGTGCCGTGGCGCCTGATCTGAAGTCGGGGTTCGATGCGGCCGAGAGGCGCCGACAGATGATTCAAGAGAGCAAGTTCTTGGGGGGCGATATGGAGCATACGCATTTGGTGAAGGGGCTGGATTATGCCCTGTTGCAGAAGGTGAGGAGCGAGATACAGCACATCGAGCAGGAGCAGGAGCAGGAGTTGGAGAGGCTGGCGGCCAAGACGGAGGAGAAGGAGAAGAAGGAGGTGCAGAAGAAGGATGAGGATGAGCTTAAGTTTAAGACGAAGATTGGGAAGTCGATTTACCACACGATTTGTGCGCTGAAGAGTCGGCATATTGAACGGTCGGAGATTTTTGTGCCCGGACGCATGGCCTATGTGATTGATTTGG acGATGAGGCTGAATCAGACATTCCAACAACTTTAATCCGTTCAATCGCCGACGTTCCGTCATTTGAACTCACCACAACCCTCACAACCAACGACATtgtcataaataaattaacccaAATTTTAAGTTACTTGCGCCAAGGCAACcgaaagaacaaaaaaaccaAACGGGGACTCCCCGAAAGTCGCGAAAACGAACAACCGGAAGAACCCGAAccgaaaaaaacaacaaaacgtACAACCGGTGATGACTCCATCTATGGAGATATTGGTGATTACGTACCCACAAGAAGTGGTAAACATGGAAACTCGTCACGTGACCATAACAAACACACGTACTTTGATAAACAAGAGGAAGCGCTTGAAAATAGCGGACCGACTTTCAAAGTCAGTAAATCGGCACAAATCCTTAATAAACTGGCTCAAGAGCCTGAGGGATATGCTGAGTGTTATCCCGGATTGGAGGAAATGAACGATGCGATTGATGATTCTGATGATGAGGTTGATTATTCTAAGATGGACTTGGGGAATAAAAAGGGGCCGATTGGACGCTGGGACTTTGACACAGCTGAGGAGTATTCCGATTATATGAACCAGAAGGAGGCTTTGCCGAAAGCAGCCTTCCAGTACGGCCTTAAAATGGCAGATGGGCGCAGGTCCAGGAAGCATAAGGATAAGAACGAAAAGGCGCATTTGGACAGGGAGTGGCAAAAAATCCAAAGCATTATCAAgaagaaataa